In one Candidatus Neomarinimicrobiota bacterium genomic region, the following are encoded:
- a CDS encoding amidohydrolase: MKYFPRLFGMLLLVSLLSTGVVAQDTSSPEELLLKNYRPESIYEVPESNIPEARYPIIDMHSHPYPQSEEEIARWVQTMDEVGVEKTIVLTKAVGATFDSIYTLYSKYPDRFEVWCGFDYSGYDEPGFGPGAVAELERCVEVGATGVGELGDKGKGLFYGETQAWGMHPDDPRMDPLFEKCAELNLPINIHVADPIWMYQPMDSTNDGLMNAYEWRLDNQEDIVGHSGMIDILENTVKRHPKTTFIACHFANLSYDLFRLGALLEKYPNLYADISARYAETAPIPRAAKDFYTQYQDKLLYGTDMGYDKSMYHVTFRILESADEHFYETNQFGYHWPLYGINLPDAVLKKVYSKNARNILN; encoded by the coding sequence ATGAAATACTTCCCTCGATTATTTGGCATGTTGCTGCTCGTGAGCCTTTTGAGCACGGGAGTCGTGGCGCAGGACACCTCCTCGCCGGAAGAACTCCTGCTCAAGAATTACCGGCCGGAATCGATCTACGAAGTACCGGAGTCAAACATACCGGAGGCCCGGTATCCGATTATCGATATGCATTCACATCCGTACCCACAGTCGGAGGAAGAAATTGCCCGATGGGTGCAAACGATGGACGAAGTCGGCGTGGAAAAGACCATCGTGCTGACCAAGGCTGTGGGAGCGACATTCGATTCGATATACACGCTGTATTCGAAATATCCGGATCGTTTCGAAGTTTGGTGTGGCTTCGATTATTCCGGCTACGATGAACCGGGATTCGGCCCCGGAGCCGTTGCAGAACTGGAGCGTTGCGTTGAGGTTGGCGCCACCGGAGTCGGGGAACTCGGTGACAAAGGCAAAGGGCTCTTTTATGGGGAAACGCAGGCCTGGGGCATGCATCCCGACGATCCCAGAATGGATCCGCTGTTTGAAAAATGCGCGGAACTGAACCTCCCTATCAATATTCATGTGGCGGATCCCATCTGGATGTATCAACCCATGGATTCAACAAATGATGGATTGATGAACGCATATGAATGGCGCTTGGATAACCAGGAAGACATCGTTGGCCATTCCGGTATGATCGATATCCTGGAAAACACGGTAAAACGCCATCCGAAAACGACATTTATCGCCTGCCACTTTGCGAACCTTTCGTATGATCTGTTCCGGTTGGGCGCACTGCTGGAGAAATATCCGAATCTTTACGCCGATATCAGTGCCCGGTATGCCGAGACCGCACCAATTCCGAGAGCGGCGAAGGACTTTTACACACAGTACCAGGACAAGCTGCTTTACGGCACGGATATGGGCTATGATAAATCAATGTATCATGTCACATTCCGGATTCTCGAAAGCGCCGATGAACATTTTTACGAAACGAACCAGTTCGGATATCACTGGCCGCTATATGGAATCAATTTACCGGATGCGGTGCTCAAAAAGGTCTACAGCAAAAACGCGCGCAATATCCTAAACTAA
- a CDS encoding SIS domain-containing protein — protein sequence MNHYTLQEINSQVQVWEVVLDLLDQNKDKFTDQLQEEKNAENLFIGCGTSYYLALSAASVYAKITGEFSRAYPASDVYLFSDPVFPNREKSFVPFLISRSGTTSEVLWVAKYLKEEYNLEFHGVSCREESELLELSDNGYLIAKADEKSVVMTRSFTSMLLMLQSLAGLKVNDIEFLESLRRLPEIGKRIFRDYNELPETIINEGNFTKFVYLGQGPFYGLASESMLKIKEMSLTCSEAYHSLEFRHGPKSIADENMLVTFFISENAKESEVKLIQEVRELGAKVLAICESSNTDIDTHANYVVELKSGVDDYARLPLYMPITQLLGYYQAVSKDLDPDKPTNLSQVVEI from the coding sequence ATGAATCATTATACCCTGCAGGAAATTAACAGTCAGGTACAGGTATGGGAAGTTGTCCTGGATTTATTGGATCAAAATAAGGATAAATTCACAGATCAATTACAAGAAGAAAAGAATGCTGAAAATTTATTTATCGGGTGTGGGACTTCATATTATTTGGCTTTAAGTGCAGCTTCGGTTTACGCAAAAATAACGGGTGAGTTTTCCCGTGCTTATCCTGCATCGGATGTTTATCTCTTTTCTGATCCTGTCTTTCCGAACCGGGAGAAGTCGTTTGTCCCATTTTTAATATCACGATCGGGAACGACCAGTGAGGTGCTTTGGGTTGCCAAATATCTTAAAGAAGAATACAATTTGGAATTCCATGGTGTAAGCTGCAGAGAGGAAAGTGAATTATTAGAACTCTCGGATAATGGGTATCTCATCGCGAAAGCCGATGAAAAAAGTGTAGTCATGACCCGTTCCTTTACCAGTATGCTTCTAATGCTGCAATCCTTAGCCGGCCTAAAAGTTAATGACATTGAGTTTTTAGAAAGCCTGCGGCGCCTGCCCGAAATTGGAAAGCGGATTTTCAGAGATTATAATGAACTTCCGGAGACCATCATTAATGAAGGAAATTTTACAAAATTTGTATATCTCGGGCAGGGACCATTTTACGGTTTGGCTTCAGAGTCGATGCTAAAAATCAAAGAAATGTCACTGACCTGTTCTGAAGCTTATCATAGTTTGGAGTTTCGCCATGGCCCCAAATCAATTGCAGATGAAAATATGCTGGTGACCTTTTTTATCTCTGAGAACGCCAAAGAAAGTGAAGTAAAACTCATCCAGGAAGTGCGGGAGCTCGGCGCGAAAGTACTGGCAATCTGTGAATCGAGTAATACTGATATCGATACGCACGCGAATTATGTCGTTGAGTTGAAGTCCGGCGTAGATGATTACGCGCGGCTGCCGCTGTATATGCCGATTACCCAGTTACTGGGATATTACCAGGCGGTCTCCAAAGATTTGGATCCGGATAAACCGACGAATCTCAGCCAGGTCGTTGAGATATAA
- a CDS encoding TonB-dependent receptor: MQKTTKVFVLFALVFLLLLTLVQTTWAASTGKIAGQIVDQETNEPLPGVNVVIQGTSLGAATDTDGSYFIINIPPGNYQVRASIIGYATVLKENVQVSINQTTNVDFNMVQESIQGETVVVEGERPVIRHDVSSSQNIVTSESIESRPVDNLEEVLSAEAGIQLSAGTEGTGLVVRGGGLNETDIVIDGLSTRNKRTQQPMTTINLSAVQEIEILTGGFNAEYGDIRSGMVNVVTKEGSMDRYSLSLNARTSPPARKHFGPSPFGINGPFWQVYAGQDAFGGVSQEMVDNGEYPFTFVGWNQVSRQYLADADPNNDMTPQALLELWKWQHRNREYANEPDYIVDGALSGPIPGTPVAFMLSERYENLQLVYPFSRNNSMSSTTLLKLTTHLSPQMKLSFMNNFMLQRGVSGSIYDDTNGLITGTRQGTEYGRDAFYWRYIWHDASYNPAEIRQYSGGLSLNHVLSTRTFYDVNLEYTNYQITQEPIGLRDTTGIKNIAGRWYDEQPFGYVGSQIGSITEKYGVLGDFLMSGGGRGQDHSRYWGIQLTGDLVSQINKHNQVKTGITVDYTEFRERREINHGATTQPFDENPTNWWYYNSSPVKLGAYIQDKLEYEGMIANIGIRADYLQPGINPYNLNPSYIYSHLPYDLESFRADSNSFSQYKINDESYKLYLSPRLGIAHPITTTSKIFFNYGHFYQPPVTDQLYTVRPSGSGAELPNINADWPRTVSYEIGFEQSVANDFLIHFMGYYKDVSDQLTRQTIVPFDNESVVTTWANNSYADIRGLEFKIERRVGRFWYGWVQLDYSIRSTGRTGYRYLYEDRQLSEQQSEQPLQTRNWPVPSVFSNMTFRTPQDFGPSLVGIKFLGNWQLNILQEWSDGGKQNLTPQSAPSEQHWADVIDYWNTDIRVEKRFQFNRTRFSVYMQVKNLFNYKGFPNPLYWNRYVDSLHFPWETGDQKGNDKLGDYKQDYIDLGWNTWSQFVNPRDIFFGIRIQM; the protein is encoded by the coding sequence ATGCAAAAAACAACCAAAGTTTTTGTTTTATTTGCCCTTGTCTTTTTACTCCTGTTAACATTGGTGCAAACAACCTGGGCCGCTTCTACCGGGAAAATTGCGGGACAAATTGTTGATCAGGAGACAAATGAGCCGCTTCCTGGGGTGAATGTAGTTATTCAAGGAACTAGCTTGGGCGCTGCGACAGATACCGATGGCTCCTATTTTATTATCAATATTCCTCCCGGAAATTACCAGGTGAGAGCCAGCATTATTGGATATGCCACCGTGTTGAAAGAAAATGTCCAGGTGAGCATAAATCAAACTACTAACGTGGACTTCAATATGGTGCAGGAGAGCATTCAAGGCGAAACCGTTGTCGTGGAAGGAGAACGGCCGGTAATCCGTCATGATGTGTCTTCCAGCCAAAATATTGTTACCAGCGAATCAATCGAGAGTCGCCCGGTGGACAATTTGGAAGAAGTGCTATCCGCCGAAGCGGGAATACAACTGAGCGCCGGCACAGAGGGTACAGGTCTGGTAGTTCGTGGCGGCGGCCTGAATGAGACGGATATTGTTATTGACGGACTTTCCACTCGGAATAAAAGAACCCAACAGCCGATGACCACCATTAACCTTTCGGCAGTGCAGGAAATCGAAATTCTGACAGGTGGATTTAACGCCGAATACGGCGACATTCGCTCAGGTATGGTTAACGTTGTGACCAAGGAAGGCAGCATGGACCGGTATTCTCTCAGTTTGAACGCACGGACCAGCCCGCCTGCTCGTAAGCATTTTGGTCCCAGCCCGTTCGGCATCAATGGTCCATTTTGGCAGGTCTATGCCGGGCAGGATGCTTTCGGAGGGGTCTCCCAGGAGATGGTGGACAATGGTGAATACCCGTTTACTTTTGTGGGTTGGAACCAAGTTAGCCGGCAGTATTTGGCTGATGCCGATCCAAACAACGATATGACGCCGCAGGCCCTGCTTGAATTGTGGAAATGGCAGCATCGTAACCGGGAGTACGCGAATGAACCGGATTACATTGTTGACGGTGCACTCAGCGGACCCATTCCAGGGACTCCGGTTGCTTTTATGCTTTCCGAACGTTACGAAAATTTGCAATTGGTTTATCCTTTTAGCAGAAATAATTCAATGTCCAGTACAACTTTGTTGAAGCTGACCACCCACCTGAGCCCCCAGATGAAATTATCTTTTATGAACAATTTTATGCTGCAACGGGGAGTCAGTGGTTCAATTTATGACGATACCAACGGTCTAATTACCGGTACCCGGCAGGGAACCGAATATGGCAGGGATGCTTTTTACTGGCGCTATATCTGGCACGATGCCAGTTACAACCCGGCCGAAATTCGTCAGTACAGTGGAGGGCTGTCGCTCAACCATGTTTTAAGCACTCGCACGTTTTACGATGTGAACCTGGAATATACAAATTATCAGATTACACAGGAGCCCATAGGGTTGCGCGATACGACCGGGATTAAAAATATTGCCGGTCGATGGTATGATGAGCAGCCGTTCGGATATGTTGGAAGCCAGATCGGTTCCATAACCGAAAAATATGGAGTGCTAGGTGATTTCCTGATGTCTGGCGGGGGAAGAGGACAAGATCACTCCCGTTACTGGGGGATCCAATTAACCGGCGACCTGGTTTCTCAAATTAATAAACATAACCAGGTCAAAACAGGTATTACGGTTGACTATACGGAATTCCGCGAACGAAGGGAGATTAACCACGGTGCGACGACCCAACCTTTTGATGAAAATCCGACCAATTGGTGGTACTATAATTCCTCTCCCGTTAAATTGGGTGCCTACATTCAGGATAAATTAGAATATGAGGGAATGATTGCCAATATCGGAATCCGGGCCGATTATCTCCAGCCTGGTATAAATCCCTATAATTTAAACCCTAGTTATATTTATTCCCATCTTCCATATGATCTTGAAAGTTTTAGGGCGGATTCGAACAGTTTTTCGCAATATAAAATCAACGACGAATCATATAAGCTCTATCTGAGTCCGCGCCTGGGAATAGCACATCCGATTACCACTACCAGTAAGATCTTCTTTAACTACGGGCATTTTTACCAGCCGCCGGTCACAGATCAACTTTATACTGTGAGGCCGTCCGGAAGCGGTGCCGAACTACCCAACATAAATGCAGACTGGCCCAGAACAGTATCTTATGAAATAGGATTTGAGCAAAGCGTGGCTAACGATTTTCTGATTCATTTTATGGGATATTATAAAGACGTTTCAGATCAACTCACCAGACAGACAATTGTCCCATTTGATAATGAGAGCGTAGTTACGACTTGGGCAAACAACAGTTATGCTGATATTCGTGGTCTGGAATTTAAAATAGAGCGCCGGGTTGGGCGTTTTTGGTATGGCTGGGTCCAACTGGATTATTCGATCAGAAGCACGGGACGGACGGGTTATCGCTATCTTTATGAAGACCGCCAGCTCTCTGAGCAGCAAAGCGAACAACCCCTTCAAACCAGAAACTGGCCGGTTCCATCCGTGTTTTCTAATATGACCTTCCGGACTCCCCAAGATTTCGGTCCCTCATTGGTTGGAATCAAATTTTTAGGTAATTGGCAATTGAATATTTTACAGGAATGGTCTGATGGTGGGAAACAAAATCTGACTCCCCAATCAGCGCCTAGCGAACAGCATTGGGCGGATGTCATTGATTACTGGAATACCGATATACGGGTAGAAAAACGTTTCCAGTTTAACAGGACCCGCTTCAGTGTATATATGCAGGTTAAAAACCTGTTTAACTACAAAGGGTTTCCAAACCCGTTGTACTGGAACAGGTATGTTGATTCCTTGCATTTCCCATGGGAAACCGGTGATCAAAAAGGTAATGATAAACTGGGTGATTATAAGCAAGACTACATCGACCTTGGTTGGAACACCTGGTCGCAATTTGTTAATCCACGGGATATCTTTTTCGGCATAAGGATACAGATGTAA
- a CDS encoding D-tagatose-bisphosphate aldolase, class II, non-catalytic subunit, which yields MLNPLLQVVQEQKKENPVGVYSVCSANKYVLKASMLQAKKDNSGLLVEPTVNQVNQFGGYTGMQPGDFVKYLRELAAEVDYPAEKLILGGDHLGPNPWKNESAESAMEKSRTLVEQYVAAGYTKIHLDTSIPCADDDVPPHTPMDDEVVAKRATELCHIAEETYTFAEDYPGKPVYIIGTEVPIPGGAEGSLHDLEVTGVEAAQKTLEVTKEAFYSHGLEDAWNRVIAQVVQPGVEFGNDSVVEYDPEKADTLSTFIEQYDDKIFEAHSTDYQSVEGLSNLVRDHFAILKVGPWLTFAFREAIFGLSYIEKELLGNDKSVSLSNFRQVLEATMLEHPASWENHYHGNEAELKLLRKYSYSDRSRYYWQQPAVQNALEKLFSNLRNNEIPLTLLSQFLPNQYQAIRDGELTNEPEAIALHKIQEITELYSKATQFSTIF from the coding sequence ATGTTAAACCCTCTACTTCAGGTAGTTCAGGAACAGAAAAAAGAGAATCCGGTCGGCGTTTATTCCGTCTGTTCGGCGAATAAATATGTGCTGAAAGCATCTATGCTTCAGGCGAAAAAGGATAATAGCGGCCTGCTTGTAGAGCCGACGGTTAACCAGGTCAATCAATTCGGCGGGTACACCGGCATGCAGCCCGGGGATTTTGTGAAGTACCTCCGCGAACTGGCAGCGGAAGTCGACTATCCTGCGGAGAAACTCATCCTGGGCGGAGATCATCTGGGACCGAATCCATGGAAGAATGAGTCGGCTGAGAGCGCCATGGAGAAATCCCGGACCTTAGTAGAGCAGTATGTCGCAGCAGGGTATACCAAGATTCACCTCGATACCAGTATCCCATGTGCTGACGATGATGTCCCGCCACACACGCCGATGGATGATGAGGTCGTTGCGAAGCGGGCAACAGAATTATGTCATATTGCCGAAGAGACCTATACGTTCGCGGAAGATTATCCGGGCAAACCGGTGTATATCATCGGTACGGAAGTGCCAATTCCCGGCGGGGCCGAAGGCTCGCTACACGATTTGGAAGTAACCGGCGTCGAGGCGGCGCAAAAAACGCTGGAAGTTACCAAAGAGGCTTTCTACTCGCACGGACTTGAAGATGCCTGGAACCGGGTGATCGCTCAGGTTGTGCAACCGGGTGTAGAGTTCGGCAATGACAGTGTCGTTGAGTATGACCCGGAAAAGGCGGACACTCTCTCCACATTTATTGAACAGTATGATGACAAAATTTTCGAAGCCCATTCCACCGATTATCAATCAGTGGAAGGATTATCAAATCTGGTCCGGGATCATTTTGCCATTCTGAAGGTCGGTCCATGGCTGACCTTCGCGTTTCGGGAAGCCATATTTGGGCTCTCATATATTGAAAAAGAACTGTTGGGCAATGATAAGTCTGTAAGCCTGTCGAACTTTCGGCAGGTGCTGGAAGCAACCATGCTGGAGCATCCGGCATCCTGGGAGAATCATTATCACGGGAATGAGGCCGAACTCAAGCTGTTACGGAAGTACAGCTACAGCGACCGCTCCCGCTATTACTGGCAGCAGCCGGCGGTGCAAAACGCGCTTGAAAAACTCTTTTCCAATCTCAGAAATAATGAAATTCCGCTCACTTTACTGAGTCAGTTTTTACCGAACCAATATCAGGCAATTCGTGACGGGGAGCTGACAAATGAGCCGGAAGCGATAGCCTTACATAAAATTCAGGAAATCACCGAATTGTACTCAAAGGCCACGCAGTTTAGCACGATTTTTTAA
- a CDS encoding carbohydrate kinase family protein — protein sequence MQQFDVVVVGELNADLILQEIPSLPQMGKEILARNMTLTMGSASAILATNVARLGLKVGFSGKLGDDQFGNVVLNTLKERGVNIDGILVSTDSQTGVTVVLSYPEDYAMVTHMGAMATFGIDDVDFEYVKHSKHLHLSSYFLQPEMRKGAAELFRQAKDAGLTTSFDPGWDPDEEWSDEIYDLLQYVDVFMPNEQEAKYIAGESDIDAALDTLSEYCEVVMVTQGSRGSVCRTEGQTVRAGVFAVEPQDTTGAGDSFNAGFLSQWLAGEDIKKCITYGSACGAVATTKLGGSTASPTADEAATFLKNHNENIFE from the coding sequence ATGCAGCAATTTGATGTCGTTGTTGTAGGAGAATTAAACGCGGATTTAATCCTACAGGAGATTCCATCACTTCCGCAGATGGGCAAAGAAATCCTCGCGCGTAATATGACCCTGACCATGGGAAGTGCGTCGGCGATTCTGGCGACGAATGTTGCCCGGCTCGGCCTAAAAGTTGGCTTCTCAGGGAAACTCGGTGATGATCAGTTTGGAAATGTAGTCCTGAATACCTTGAAAGAGCGGGGAGTGAATATTGACGGTATTCTGGTAAGTACGGATTCGCAAACCGGTGTGACTGTGGTGCTCTCCTACCCCGAGGACTATGCCATGGTTACACATATGGGTGCCATGGCTACCTTTGGGATCGATGATGTCGATTTCGAATATGTAAAGCATTCGAAGCATTTACACCTGTCGTCCTATTTTCTCCAGCCGGAGATGCGTAAGGGAGCAGCCGAACTATTTCGGCAGGCCAAAGATGCCGGACTGACCACCTCGTTTGATCCCGGCTGGGACCCGGATGAGGAATGGAGCGACGAAATTTACGATCTGCTGCAATACGTGGATGTCTTCATGCCAAACGAGCAGGAGGCAAAATATATTGCCGGCGAATCCGACATCGATGCTGCCCTCGATACATTGAGTGAGTACTGTGAGGTTGTGATGGTGACGCAGGGAAGCCGTGGCTCGGTATGTCGTACTGAAGGCCAAACAGTCCGTGCCGGGGTGTTTGCGGTTGAGCCGCAGGATACCACCGGTGCTGGCGACAGCTTTAACGCAGGCTTTTTGTCCCAGTGGCTTGCCGGGGAAGATATTAAAAAATGTATCACCTACGGGAGCGCATGCGGCGCAGTTGCCACCACCAAACTCGGCGGTTCAACGGCCTCTCCCACTGCTGATGAAGCCGCAACATTTTTAAAAAATCATAATGAAAATATTTTCGAATAA
- a CDS encoding alpha-galactosidase has protein sequence MRKQYWTFGVIALSLTILFGCASTQQQSKQSAGPAAVVEGQNLRVEFNKQLYSRIVATYDGQDEILGEYSPSETVTLKGKEISEFTFQDVTAMTVEADMGAGNQYKITGVHAPLQKTVTVTVYDGFPDMAVFDVQYTNTSGSPVEMTRWANNHYTIDAKWREDTPFWSFQDASYASRPDWVLSLTPGFEQENYMGMNASDYGNGTPVVDVWRKDVGLAVGHLEIVPKLVSLPVAMPDSSHAMLGVTYSHNATTLPSGETMNTFTTFASVHPGDYFSSLRSYRDMMLKRGIKFPETPETAYEPIWCAWGYGRDFTIDQVTASLDKVQEMGYDWAVLDDGWQIAEGDWRPNKKHFPEGEKSMKAFVDKIKDHDLKAKLWWAPLAADSGSWVMEEHPEYLLENKDGSLQHISWWDSYYLCPADEDVQQYTKELVQKIIGEWGYAGLKIDGQHLNGAPPCYNPKHNHARPEESVEAIPEFFKIIYEAALEIDPNAVVEICPCGTGYNFFTMPYMNQSVASDPTSSWQIRLKGKTFKALMGPSAPYYGDHVELSTTGEDFASTAGVGGVIGTKFTVLPNSKRDSTFYLNERREQKWAQWMDIYKSRMLPTGEYRGELYDIGFGAPEGHAVEKNGKMYYAFYAEHWDGSLELRGLKSGVTYQVTDYVNGTDFGVVTGPTEKLNTQFTDYLLLEATPQ, from the coding sequence ATGAGAAAACAATATTGGACATTCGGAGTTATTGCTCTGAGCCTTACAATCCTTTTCGGATGCGCATCAACCCAGCAGCAATCCAAACAAAGTGCCGGCCCGGCAGCCGTGGTGGAGGGCCAGAATCTCCGTGTCGAATTTAACAAGCAATTGTATTCCCGCATTGTCGCAACCTATGACGGGCAGGACGAAATCCTAGGCGAATATTCACCGTCGGAAACGGTGACTCTTAAAGGAAAAGAGATATCGGAGTTCACCTTTCAGGATGTCACAGCGATGACAGTGGAAGCCGACATGGGAGCCGGAAACCAGTATAAAATTACTGGAGTCCACGCCCCACTGCAAAAGACGGTGACCGTGACGGTCTACGATGGTTTTCCCGATATGGCGGTGTTTGATGTTCAATACACGAACACGAGTGGTTCGCCCGTAGAAATGACGCGCTGGGCAAATAACCATTATACCATAGATGCCAAATGGCGTGAAGATACGCCGTTCTGGAGTTTTCAGGATGCGTCGTATGCGTCGCGTCCCGATTGGGTACTTTCGCTGACACCGGGGTTCGAGCAGGAAAATTATATGGGGATGAACGCTTCCGATTATGGCAACGGTACGCCTGTCGTGGATGTCTGGCGTAAGGATGTTGGTTTGGCGGTGGGCCATCTTGAGATCGTGCCGAAACTGGTTTCCCTGCCCGTGGCCATGCCGGATTCCTCGCACGCTATGCTGGGCGTGACCTATTCGCATAATGCTACTACTTTGCCGTCTGGCGAGACAATGAATACTTTTACCACGTTTGCCTCGGTGCATCCCGGCGACTATTTCAGCAGCCTGCGTTCGTATCGCGATATGATGCTCAAGCGCGGGATCAAGTTCCCCGAAACCCCGGAAACCGCCTATGAGCCCATTTGGTGTGCCTGGGGCTATGGTCGCGATTTTACTATTGACCAGGTGACTGCTTCGCTCGACAAGGTACAGGAAATGGGCTACGACTGGGCAGTGCTGGATGATGGCTGGCAGATCGCGGAAGGCGACTGGCGTCCGAATAAAAAGCATTTCCCCGAAGGCGAAAAATCCATGAAAGCCTTTGTAGATAAAATCAAAGATCATGACTTGAAGGCCAAACTCTGGTGGGCACCACTCGCCGCGGATTCCGGCAGTTGGGTGATGGAAGAACACCCGGAATACCTGTTGGAAAATAAAGACGGCTCGCTCCAGCACATCTCATGGTGGGATTCGTATTATCTATGTCCCGCTGATGAGGACGTTCAGCAGTACACCAAAGAACTTGTGCAGAAAATTATTGGCGAGTGGGGCTACGCTGGATTAAAGATCGACGGCCAGCATCTGAACGGCGCGCCGCCGTGTTACAATCCGAAGCATAACCACGCCCGACCAGAAGAATCCGTAGAAGCCATTCCGGAATTTTTCAAAATAATTTACGAGGCGGCTCTCGAAATCGATCCAAACGCCGTGGTGGAAATTTGTCCGTGCGGCACAGGATATAACTTTTTCACGATGCCGTATATGAATCAGTCAGTAGCATCCGACCCAACCAGTTCCTGGCAGATTCGCCTGAAGGGAAAAACCTTCAAAGCACTGATGGGGCCGTCAGCTCCGTACTATGGAGATCACGTGGAACTGAGCACCACCGGCGAGGATTTCGCTTCAACGGCTGGTGTGGGCGGCGTCATCGGAACTAAGTTTACCGTTCTGCCGAATTCCAAGAGGGATTCCACCTTCTACCTGAATGAACGCCGGGAGCAAAAGTGGGCCCAGTGGATGGATATCTACAAATCCCGGATGCTGCCCACCGGAGAATATCGCGGCGAACTCTACGATATCGGATTCGGCGCGCCGGAAGGCCATGCTGTGGAAAAAAATGGCAAGATGTATTACGCCTTCTATGCTGAACACTGGGACGGAAGTCTGGAATTGCGCGGGTTGAAATCCGGCGTCACCTATCAGGTAACGGACTATGTGAACGGTACGGATTTTGGCGTGGTGACCGGCCCAACTGAGAAACTGAACACGCAATTCACCGATTATCTCCTGCTGGAGGCCACTCCGCAGTAA
- a CDS encoding T9SS type A sorting domain-containing protein yields MPTGIAGGSSGSFIPDCRFYSNYPNPFNPSTAFRLRLNRTSAVRMEITDIRGRVVDVIVSERLKPGRYVYHWNAANRGSKPVPSGMYFAVLKVGEQRETQKLTLIR; encoded by the coding sequence TTGCCGACCGGAATTGCCGGCGGTTCCTCCGGTAGCTTCATCCCGGATTGTCGGTTTTACAGCAATTATCCAAACCCATTCAATCCGTCGACCGCGTTTCGGTTGCGGCTGAACCGAACCAGTGCCGTTCGGATGGAGATTACGGATATTCGCGGCCGGGTAGTTGACGTGATCGTCAGCGAAAGACTTAAGCCGGGCCGGTATGTATATCACTGGAATGCTGCTAACAGGGGAAGTAAACCGGTGCCATCCGGGATGTATTTCGCCGTGTTGAAGGTCGGAGAGCAGCGGGAAACGCAAAAATTAACTCTGATTCGCTGA
- a CDS encoding DMT family transporter translates to MKGSKLWLIFAIITTSFWGVWGALIEIPEKAGFPATLGYSVWALTMIPPALVALKIIDWKLEFDKRSIILGSIIGFTGAGGQLILFQALRSGPAYLVFPFISLSPVVTIILATMFLKEGTSARGWIGIVLALIAIPLLSYQDPNSVAEGTLWIILSLLVFLAWGFQAFVMRFANETMKAESIFFYMMVTGILLIPFALLMTDWSQPINWGFKGPYLTAMIQILNAIGALTLVYAFRYGKAIIVSPMTNALAPVLTVIISLIIYAVIPHPVIIAGMVLAVVAALLLGLEEDIEPGEELEQLQQEEA, encoded by the coding sequence GTGAAGGGTTCTAAACTCTGGTTAATTTTTGCAATAATCACCACAAGTTTCTGGGGCGTCTGGGGCGCTCTCATCGAGATCCCGGAGAAGGCTGGATTCCCGGCAACGCTGGGATATTCCGTATGGGCGCTGACTATGATTCCGCCGGCACTCGTGGCGCTTAAAATTATCGACTGGAAACTAGAATTTGATAAGCGGTCGATCATACTAGGTTCGATAATTGGTTTCACCGGGGCAGGTGGGCAGCTCATCCTGTTTCAGGCATTGCGCTCTGGACCGGCATATCTGGTATTCCCGTTCATTTCTCTTTCGCCGGTTGTCACAATCATTCTCGCTACAATGTTCCTGAAGGAAGGCACCAGCGCCCGCGGATGGATCGGTATCGTTCTCGCCTTAATTGCTATTCCGTTGCTCTCGTATCAGGATCCGAATAGCGTCGCCGAAGGAACCCTGTGGATTATTTTATCTCTGCTGGTTTTTCTCGCCTGGGGTTTTCAGGCATTCGTGATGCGGTTTGCCAATGAGACGATGAAGGCGGAAAGTATTTTCTTCTATATGATGGTGACCGGGATCTTGCTCATCCCGTTTGCGCTCTTGATGACAGACTGGTCTCAACCTATTAACTGGGGATTCAAGGGCCCGTATCTGACAGCGATGATCCAAATACTGAATGCCATTGGTGCATTAACGTTGGTATATGCCTTCCGCTACGGCAAGGCCATTATCGTGTCACCAATGACTAATGCCCTGGCGCCGGTGCTGACGGTAATCATTTCGCTCATCATCTACGCAGTCATTCCGCATCCGGTAATTATCGCAGGGATGGTACTGGCGGTTGTCGCTGCATTGTTGCTTGGCCTGGAAGAGGATATCGAGCCGGGTGAAGAGCTGGAACAGCTCCAACAGGAAGAGGCATAA